The window CATCAGAGAATGCTGTAGTTGAACTTCTAAGTTCTTGCAAGGGACAAGAAGACACATGATCAAGTCCAATCAGACCTCACCTGTCATAGGGTTCATTCTCCTGGGGCTGTCAGCCCATCCAAAGCTGGAGAAAATATTCTTTGTGCTCATCCTGCTGATGTACCTGGTGGTCCTGCTGGGCAATGGGGTCCTCATCCTGGTCACCATCCATGACTCTCGcctgcacacacccatgtacttcttcctgggGAACCTGTCCTTCCTGGACATCTGCTACACAACCTCCTCAGTCCCCCTCATTCTTGACAACTTCCTGACTCCCAGGAAAACCATCCCCTTCTCAGCCTGTGCTGGGCAGATGTTCCTCTCCTTTGCCATGGGAGCCACAGAATGTGTGCTCCTGGGCATGATGGCGTTTGATCGCTACGTGGCTGTCTGCAACCCCCTTAGATACCCCATGGTCATGAGCAAGGCTACCTATGTGCCCATGGCGGCCAGCTCCTGGGCAGCTGGATGTGCTGTCTCCATAGTTCAAACATTCTTGGCAATGAGGCTTCCCTTCTGCGGGGACAAAGTCATCAACCACTTCACCTGTGAGATCCTGGCTATCCTCAAAATGGCCTGTGCTGACATCTCCATTAATGTGATCAGCATGGGGGTGACAAATGTGATATTTCTGGCAGTCCCAATTCTCTTCATCACTGTCTCCTATGtcttcatcatcaccaccatcctgaGGATCCCTTCAGCTGAGGGCAGGAGAaaggccttctccacctgctctgCCCACCTCACTGTGGTGATTGTCTTCTACGGGACCATCCTCTTCATGTATGGGAAGCCCAAGTCGAAGGACCCATTAGGGGCAGACAAACAGGACTTGTCAGACAAGCTCATCTCGCTCTTCTATGGGGTGCTGACCCCCATGCTCAATCCCATCATCTACAGCCTGAGGAACAAGGACGTGAAGGCGGCTGTGAGGAACCTGGGAGCTCAGAAACGCTTCACGCCTTGACGACGGGAGGGTCCTGGTGTTCTGTGATCCCTGGCTGCTCTTTTCTAAGGGTCCCAGAAGAGGAGACCATCAGATGAGGGCCAACTTCATTAAAGGTCATGTGGGTCAATCTAATGAGACAGAAGAGCTCCATGTGAACAGGGAGCTTGTAATAGGACTTTTCTCACCTCATTCTGGAAGCAATACAGCAAAGGAAATTCTCATTTGTCTAGTCTTGTAGTCTGCAGCCTTTGTGATGGATTATGAACAACTGAGTTCGAGGAAAAGTGattctttgcatttttctgtttAGTTAATGAACCCTACAGGTTTTATGGCAACATGGGGAGAGAACAATcaggaaatatttctaaaaataaaacaataaggaaaaagaaaaacactggaTTGTATTTTAACATGAAGTAGTACGAATTGGATGGTAACATAAAAGAAAGGAACCAttcaaatatgttcaaagaaaaagtaaaaaaaaaatatggaagaacAAACAAAAGGCTAAAGATTCATTAGCTTTTCTTCTGTGAAAAAGTCTATAGAAGTATCCTGCTACATGTAAAAATCAAAACTTAAACGGGGGCAGCTGGCAGGAGTTCCACAGCGCTGCCATCCCAGGGCTGTGTGGTGTGCGCGTGCGCATAGGGCAGGGAGGCGGCACCGCGGCGCGCG of the Tamandua tetradactyla isolate mTamTet1 chromosome 2, mTamTet1.pri, whole genome shotgun sequence genome contains:
- the LOC143656300 gene encoding olfactory receptor 13C7-like, translating into MIKSNQTSPVIGFILLGLSAHPKLEKIFFVLILLMYLVVLLGNGVLILVTIHDSRLHTPMYFFLGNLSFLDICYTTSSVPLILDNFLTPRKTIPFSACAGQMFLSFAMGATECVLLGMMAFDRYVAVCNPLRYPMVMSKATYVPMAASSWAAGCAVSIVQTFLAMRLPFCGDKVINHFTCEILAILKMACADISINVISMGVTNVIFLAVPILFITVSYVFIITTILRIPSAEGRRKAFSTCSAHLTVVIVFYGTILFMYGKPKSKDPLGADKQDLSDKLISLFYGVLTPMLNPIIYSLRNKDVKAAVRNLGAQKRFTP